In one Sphingomonas sp. S1-29 genomic region, the following are encoded:
- the purL gene encoding phosphoribosylformylglycinamidine synthase subunit PurL codes for MTQITPEIVAEHGLSPEEYDRVLHAMGREPNLTELGIFSVMWSEHCSYKSSRIHLKKLPTQAPWVICGPGENAGVIDIGDNQAAIFKMESHNHPSYIEPYQGAATGVGGILRDVFTMGARPVANMNALRFGRPDHPKMRHLISGVVHGIGGYGNCVGVPTVGGEVNFHPAYDGNILVNAMTVGIADQDKIFYSAASGIGNSIVYVGSKTGRDGIHGATMASADFGDDADAKRPTVQVGDPFTEKLLIEACLELMATDMIVAIQDMGAAGLTSSSVEMASKGGVGIELVMDDVPQRETGMTPYEMMLSESQERMLMVLKPGREAEAEAIFRKWELDFAVIGRVTDTGRMVLKWKGETVADIPLAPLADEAPLYDRPHVPTPPRDALTDVPESDDVARDLLALIGTPDIASRRWIWEQYDHMVGADTVQRPGGDAAVVRVHGTQKGLAITTDCTPRYCFADPVEGGKQAVAEAWRNLTAVGATPLAITNCLNFANPQRPEIMGQIVGCLEGMADACRALDFPIVSGNVSLYNESKATGGGSAILPTPAIGGVGLLADWSKSATIGFKGFGDVILVIGERAGHLGQSLYLRELYGREEGPPPEVDLKAERRTGDFVRSQIACGAITACHDVSDGGLAVTVAEMALASNIGALIDSVQPFGMAESFFGEDQGVYVVTVCDTCLADFMQAAHRADVAVDGLGRTIRDKIVFEMDAGDWTVALDDLRAAHEGFLPKLMQGEIAA; via the coding sequence ATGACCCAGATCACGCCCGAAATCGTCGCCGAGCACGGCCTGTCGCCCGAGGAATATGACCGCGTCCTGCACGCGATGGGGCGCGAGCCGAACCTGACCGAGCTCGGCATCTTCTCGGTCATGTGGTCCGAGCATTGCAGCTACAAATCGAGTCGCATTCACTTGAAGAAGCTGCCGACGCAAGCCCCCTGGGTCATCTGCGGCCCCGGCGAGAATGCCGGCGTGATCGACATCGGCGACAACCAGGCGGCGATCTTCAAGATGGAGAGCCACAACCACCCGTCGTACATCGAACCCTATCAGGGCGCGGCGACCGGGGTCGGCGGAATCCTGCGCGACGTGTTCACGATGGGCGCACGCCCGGTCGCCAACATGAACGCGCTGCGCTTTGGCCGCCCCGATCACCCCAAGATGCGCCACCTGATCTCGGGCGTCGTCCACGGCATCGGCGGCTATGGCAATTGCGTCGGCGTGCCGACGGTCGGCGGCGAGGTGAATTTCCACCCCGCCTATGACGGCAACATCCTGGTCAACGCGATGACCGTCGGCATCGCCGATCAGGACAAGATCTTCTATTCGGCGGCGTCGGGGATCGGCAATTCGATCGTCTATGTCGGCTCGAAGACCGGGCGCGATGGCATCCACGGCGCGACGATGGCCTCGGCCGATTTCGGCGACGACGCCGACGCCAAGCGCCCGACGGTGCAGGTCGGCGACCCCTTCACCGAAAAGCTGCTGATCGAGGCGTGCCTCGAACTGATGGCAACCGACATGATCGTCGCGATCCAGGACATGGGCGCGGCGGGCCTCACCTCCTCCTCGGTCGAGATGGCGAGCAAGGGCGGGGTCGGCATCGAACTCGTCATGGACGACGTGCCGCAGCGCGAAACCGGCATGACGCCGTACGAGATGATGCTCTCCGAATCGCAGGAACGGATGCTGATGGTGCTCAAGCCCGGCCGCGAGGCTGAGGCCGAGGCGATCTTCCGCAAATGGGAACTCGATTTCGCGGTGATCGGCCGCGTCACCGATACCGGGCGGATGGTGCTGAAATGGAAGGGCGAGACCGTCGCCGACATTCCGCTCGCGCCGCTCGCCGACGAAGCCCCGCTCTACGACCGTCCGCACGTCCCCACCCCGCCGCGCGATGCGCTCACCGACGTCCCCGAAAGCGACGATGTCGCGCGCGACCTGCTCGCGCTGATCGGCACCCCCGACATCGCCAGCCGCCGCTGGATCTGGGAACAATATGACCACATGGTCGGCGCCGACACCGTCCAGCGCCCCGGCGGCGATGCCGCGGTGGTGCGCGTCCACGGCACGCAAAAGGGCCTCGCGATCACCACCGACTGCACCCCGCGCTATTGCTTCGCCGACCCGGTCGAGGGCGGCAAGCAGGCGGTGGCCGAAGCCTGGCGCAACCTCACCGCAGTCGGCGCGACTCCGCTCGCGATCACCAACTGCCTCAATTTCGCCAATCCGCAGCGGCCCGAGATCATGGGCCAGATCGTCGGCTGTCTCGAAGGCATGGCCGATGCCTGCCGCGCGCTCGACTTCCCGATCGTCAGCGGCAACGTCTCGCTCTACAACGAAAGCAAGGCGACCGGCGGCGGATCGGCGATCCTCCCCACCCCCGCGATCGGCGGGGTCGGGCTGCTCGCTGACTGGTCGAAATCGGCAACGATCGGCTTCAAGGGGTTCGGCGACGTCATCCTGGTGATCGGCGAGCGCGCCGGTCATCTCGGCCAGTCGCTGTACCTGCGCGAACTTTATGGCCGCGAGGAAGGCCCGCCCCCCGAGGTCGACCTCAAGGCCGAACGCCGCACCGGCGACTTCGTCCGCAGCCAGATCGCCTGCGGCGCGATCACCGCATGCCACGACGTCTCCGATGGCGGGCTGGCGGTGACGGTCGCCGAGATGGCGCTGGCATCGAACATCGGCGCGCTGATCGATTCGGTCCAGCCCTTCGGCATGGCGGAGAGCTTCTTCGGCGAAGACCAGGGCGTCTATGTCGTCACCGTCTGCGACACCTGCCTCGCCGATTTCATGCAGGCCGCCCACCGCGCCGATGTCGCGGTCGACGGGCTCGGCCGCACGATCCGCGACAAGATCGTGTTCGAGATGGACGCCGGCGACTGGACCGTCGCGCTCGACGATCTGCGCGCGGCGCATGAAGGCTTCCTGCCCAAGCTGATGCAGGGCGAAATCGCGGCGTGA
- a CDS encoding DUF418 domain-containing protein: protein MILQGSGRDTRFPSLDIVRGVAVLGILTMNIVAFADVPAAYLNPTATGPAGTLDTLLYLAQFVLFDGKMRGLFSVLFGASMLLVIERAQADGRSPAQVHFARMGWLLAFGLAHLYLIWWGDILAQYALVGMIAYAFRRQATHQLIVTGIVLVALQTITMAGLPVAVATAQAGQPDPASAVRTLVELERAFGRPDPAHIAQQLAAYRGSYADAVAFRWRVYAGTPWNALLQNGFETLAYMLFGMAAFRSGLLTGGWERRRLLRLATLSFGISLPIYLLLAFYLAARGFDLYAIVLAVLTLPVPVRPVMIFGWIPLTLLAVPPGSASARRLAATGRMAFSNYIATSLVCTAIFYGHGLALFGRLDRAQLVPVVLLVWALILAWSQPWLQRFSNGPLEWLWRSLARGRIEPLRKVATATQ from the coding sequence GTGATTCTCCAAGGCTCGGGAAGGGACACCCGCTTCCCGAGCCTCGATATCGTTCGCGGGGTGGCGGTGCTCGGCATCCTGACGATGAACATCGTCGCCTTCGCCGACGTCCCCGCCGCCTATCTCAACCCGACCGCGACCGGCCCGGCGGGCACGCTCGATACGTTGCTCTACCTCGCGCAGTTCGTGCTGTTCGACGGCAAGATGCGCGGGCTGTTCTCGGTGCTGTTCGGCGCGTCGATGCTGTTGGTGATCGAGCGTGCGCAAGCCGATGGCCGAAGCCCCGCGCAGGTGCATTTCGCGCGGATGGGCTGGCTGCTCGCCTTCGGCCTGGCGCATCTGTACCTGATCTGGTGGGGCGACATCCTCGCGCAATATGCGCTGGTGGGGATGATCGCCTATGCGTTCCGGCGTCAGGCGACGCACCAGCTGATCGTCACCGGCATCGTGCTGGTCGCGCTCCAGACGATCACGATGGCGGGGCTGCCCGTCGCGGTCGCCACGGCGCAGGCGGGGCAGCCCGACCCTGCCTCGGCGGTGCGGACGCTGGTCGAGCTCGAGCGCGCCTTCGGGCGCCCCGACCCGGCACATATCGCGCAGCAGCTCGCGGCCTATCGCGGCAGCTATGCCGATGCCGTCGCGTTTCGTTGGCGCGTCTATGCCGGCACGCCGTGGAACGCGCTGCTGCAGAACGGCTTCGAGACGCTCGCCTATATGCTGTTCGGCATGGCGGCGTTCCGCTCGGGACTGCTCACCGGCGGCTGGGAGCGACGCCGTCTGCTACGGCTCGCCACGCTGAGCTTCGGCATATCGCTGCCGATCTATTTGCTGCTCGCCTTCTACCTCGCCGCGCGCGGCTTCGACCTCTATGCGATCGTCCTGGCGGTGCTCACCTTGCCCGTTCCGGTGCGCCCGGTGATGATCTTCGGCTGGATTCCGCTGACTTTGCTCGCCGTCCCTCCAGGAAGCGCGAGCGCCCGCCGGCTGGCGGCAACCGGGCGGATGGCGTTCAGCAACTACATCGCCACCAGCCTGGTCTGCACCGCGATCTTCTACGGCCACGGCCTGGCGCTGTTTGGGCGGCTCGACCGCGCCCAACTGGTGCCGGTCGTCCTGTTGGTCTGGGCGCTGATCCTCGCGTGGTCGCAGCCCTGGCTGCAGCGCTTCTCGAACGGCCCGCTCGAATGGCTCTGGCGCTCGCTCGCCCGCGGCCGGATCGAGCCGCTCCGAAAAGTTGCGACAGCGACGCAATAA
- a CDS encoding (2Fe-2S)-binding protein produces MVVCVCNAIREREVRAAARNGAMSACQAYRTLGCQAKCGQCVPFARAIIDAERAAA; encoded by the coding sequence ATGGTCGTCTGCGTCTGCAATGCCATCCGCGAACGCGAAGTACGCGCCGCTGCACGCAATGGTGCGATGAGCGCCTGCCAGGCGTATCGCACGCTCGGCTGCCAGGCAAAATGCGGCCAGTGCGTCCCGTTCGCGCGAGCCATTATCGACGCCGAACGCGCTGCTGCGTAG
- the bfr gene encoding bacterioferritin — protein MKGDPQVIEYLNTALKNELTAINQYWLHYRLLDHWGVHKLAKFERQESIEEMEHADWLAERILFLDGLPNFQLLGRLRIGETVEEVLKGDLALEEEAIPLLRDAIEHCEKVRDYVSRDLFRRILDSEESHLDTLERQFDMIERMGLQNYVQLNSQAEADADKKD, from the coding sequence ATGAAGGGCGACCCCCAAGTCATCGAATATCTGAACACGGCGCTCAAGAACGAGCTGACCGCGATCAACCAATATTGGCTGCATTATCGCCTGCTCGACCATTGGGGCGTCCACAAGCTCGCCAAGTTCGAGCGCCAGGAATCGATCGAAGAGATGGAGCATGCCGATTGGCTTGCCGAACGCATCCTCTTCCTCGACGGCCTGCCGAATTTCCAGCTGCTCGGGCGCCTGCGCATCGGCGAAACCGTCGAGGAAGTGCTCAAGGGCGATCTCGCGCTCGAGGAAGAAGCGATCCCGCTGCTGCGCGACGCGATCGAGCATTGCGAGAAGGTCCGCGACTATGTCAGCCGCGACCTGTTCCGCCGCATCCTCGACAGCGAGGAAAGCCATCTCGACACGCTCGAGCGCCAGTTCGACATGATCGAGCGGATGGGGCTGCAGAACTACGTCCAGCTGAACTCGCAGGCCGAAGCCGACGCTGACAAGAAGGACTGA
- a CDS encoding Hpt domain-containing protein, which produces MILGADTGSLVNMATLSRARAELGANFVRILGYFREDGVKSLELIETAMRGRVAAAMVIPAHTLKGEAGQFGADELAELAETIEAIARDCVETHDSPDEALEHVVRLRPLFEATLALLETEANPLVARKPAVFGRRAV; this is translated from the coding sequence ATGATCCTTGGCGCCGATACTGGTTCGCTGGTGAATATGGCGACCCTGTCGCGGGCGCGCGCCGAGTTGGGCGCGAATTTCGTGCGCATCCTCGGCTATTTCCGCGAGGATGGGGTCAAGTCGCTAGAGCTGATCGAGACCGCGATGCGTGGTCGGGTCGCCGCGGCGATGGTGATCCCCGCGCACACGCTGAAAGGCGAGGCCGGGCAGTTCGGTGCCGATGAGCTGGCCGAGCTTGCCGAAACGATCGAGGCGATCGCGCGCGATTGCGTGGAAACGCATGATTCGCCCGACGAGGCGCTCGAGCATGTGGTGCGGCTGCGCCCGTTGTTCGAGGCGACGCTGGCGCTGCTCGAAACGGAGGCAAATCCGTTGGTGGCGCGCAAGCCTGCGGTCTTCGGGCGCCGCGCGGTATAG
- a CDS encoding sulfurtransferase TusA family protein — MSGGPLRIDARGLKCPWPAIRLGRALRAGAAIVEIRADDPAAERELAALASACGAAFTQLESQLFCIERQAA, encoded by the coding sequence GTGAGCGGGGGACCGCTGCGAATCGACGCACGCGGGCTGAAATGCCCCTGGCCCGCGATCCGGCTGGGCCGTGCGTTGCGGGCGGGCGCGGCGATCGTCGAGATTCGTGCCGACGACCCCGCCGCCGAGCGCGAACTGGCGGCACTGGCTTCGGCGTGTGGGGCGGCGTTTACCCAATTGGAATCACAACTTTTTTGCATTGAACGACAGGCGGCGTAA
- the der gene encoding ribosome biogenesis GTPase Der, with amino-acid sequence MPLPTVAIIGRPNVGKSTLFNRLVGKKLALVDDQPGVTRDRREADAHLLGLDFRIIDTAGFENEDIATLPGRMRAQTQAALDEADVALFLVDARDGLTPIDEEIARWLRVADVPVILAANKAEGRLAQSSIYEAMSLGFDDPIALSAEHGEGIADLFDALRPYIERLEQEIEEEDPEDPDAILKLAVVGRPNAGKSTLINRILNQERLITGPEAGITRDSIAIDWVWTDAENKDRRVRLIDTAGMRKRAKVQEKLEKLSVADALRAVDFAEVVVLLLDATKGLEVQDLKIADKVLQEGRALVIALNKWDVAENASSLFNGVKGALDEGLAQVKGVPLLTVSGATGKGLDVLLRVAFETRAAWSRRTSTGALNRWFEKAIEANPPPAPGGKRIKPRYITQNKTRPPTFVLFGTRVDLLPESYRRYLVNSMRKEFDMGAVPVRLMLRASSNPFDHDK; translated from the coding sequence ATGCCCCTGCCTACCGTCGCCATCATCGGCCGCCCCAATGTCGGCAAATCGACGCTCTTCAACCGCCTGGTCGGCAAGAAGCTGGCGCTGGTCGACGACCAGCCCGGCGTCACGCGCGACCGGCGCGAGGCCGATGCGCACCTGCTCGGCCTCGATTTCCGCATCATCGATACCGCTGGTTTCGAGAATGAGGATATCGCAACGCTGCCCGGGCGGATGCGCGCGCAGACGCAGGCGGCGCTCGACGAAGCCGACGTCGCGCTGTTCCTGGTCGATGCGCGCGACGGGCTGACGCCGATCGACGAGGAAATCGCGCGCTGGCTGCGCGTCGCCGACGTGCCGGTGATCCTGGCCGCGAACAAGGCCGAGGGGCGACTGGCGCAAAGCAGCATCTATGAGGCGATGTCGCTCGGCTTCGACGACCCGATCGCGCTGTCGGCCGAACATGGCGAAGGCATCGCTGACCTGTTCGACGCGCTTCGCCCCTATATCGAACGGCTCGAACAGGAGATCGAGGAAGAGGATCCCGAGGATCCCGACGCGATCCTGAAGCTGGCGGTCGTCGGCCGCCCCAATGCGGGCAAATCGACGCTGATCAACCGCATCCTCAACCAGGAACGGCTAATCACCGGGCCCGAGGCGGGCATCACCCGCGATTCGATCGCGATCGACTGGGTGTGGACCGATGCCGAGAACAAGGACCGCCGCGTCCGGCTGATCGACACCGCGGGGATGCGCAAGCGCGCCAAGGTGCAGGAGAAGCTCGAGAAGCTGTCGGTCGCCGACGCGCTGCGCGCGGTCGATTTCGCCGAGGTCGTCGTGCTGCTGCTCGATGCCACCAAGGGGCTCGAGGTGCAGGACCTCAAGATCGCCGACAAGGTGCTGCAGGAAGGCCGCGCGCTGGTGATCGCGCTGAACAAATGGGACGTCGCCGAGAATGCGTCGAGCCTGTTCAACGGGGTGAAGGGCGCGCTCGACGAGGGGCTGGCGCAGGTGAAGGGCGTGCCGCTGCTGACGGTGTCGGGCGCCACCGGCAAGGGGCTCGACGTGCTGCTGCGCGTGGCGTTCGAAACGCGCGCGGCGTGGAGCCGGCGCACCTCGACCGGCGCGCTCAACCGCTGGTTCGAAAAGGCGATCGAGGCCAATCCGCCGCCCGCCCCCGGCGGCAAGCGGATCAAGCCGCGCTACATCACCCAGAACAAGACGCGCCCGCCGACGTTCGTGCTGTTCGGCACGCGCGTCGACCTGCTGCCCGAAAGCTATCGCCGCTATCTGGTCAACAGCATGCGCAAGGAATTCGACATGGGCGCGGTGCCGGTGCGGCTGATGCTGCGCGCCTCGTCGAACCCGTTCGACCACGACAAGTGA
- a CDS encoding PQQ-binding-like beta-propeller repeat protein, which translates to MINRVKFPIALLAMTALSACGIFKGGDKKTPVLGDRVPILVSESDTEVDPTLAGQEVLLPPAVANTGWTQPGGNESKAMGHLALAAQPTRAWSVSIPGGDTRVRLAATPVIDGTRLYVSDVNGAVHAIDTATGATVWRAETARGDENQNARFGGGVSVEGDRLYASNGVGDVVAMNIADGSEIWRVKPGGPLRGAPTIANGALYILTQDNQLFALNTADGKTIWTQSGSLEAQGVFGVAAPASAQGTVVAGFSSGELNAYRYENGRSVWADSLSRTSMTTSVSSLADIDAFPVIDNGRVYAVGQGGRMVALEILSGQRLWEQNIAGISTPWVVGEWIFVVTDEARLMAISRGNGRIRWISQLPRWRNEKKKSGAIRWVGPVLAGDRLLVASSRGVVASASPADGTLTTIAEGKTGYTLPPVVAGNTMYLLDDAGELSAYR; encoded by the coding sequence ATGATCAATCGGGTCAAATTTCCCATCGCGTTGCTCGCGATGACCGCGCTGAGCGCGTGCGGCATCTTCAAGGGCGGCGACAAGAAGACCCCGGTGCTGGGCGATCGCGTGCCGATCCTGGTGTCCGAAAGCGATACCGAGGTCGATCCGACGCTGGCGGGGCAGGAAGTGCTGCTGCCGCCCGCGGTGGCGAACACCGGCTGGACCCAGCCCGGCGGCAATGAATCGAAGGCGATGGGGCATCTGGCGCTGGCCGCGCAGCCGACGCGCGCCTGGTCGGTATCGATCCCCGGCGGCGACACGCGGGTTCGGCTCGCGGCGACCCCGGTGATCGATGGCACGCGGTTATACGTCTCCGACGTCAACGGCGCGGTGCACGCGATCGACACCGCGACCGGCGCGACCGTGTGGCGCGCCGAAACCGCGCGCGGCGACGAGAACCAGAATGCGCGCTTCGGCGGCGGGGTGAGCGTCGAGGGCGACCGGCTCTATGCCAGCAACGGCGTGGGCGACGTGGTGGCGATGAACATTGCCGATGGCAGCGAGATCTGGCGGGTGAAGCCCGGCGGCCCGCTGCGCGGTGCGCCGACGATCGCCAACGGCGCGCTGTACATCCTCACCCAGGACAACCAGCTGTTCGCGCTCAACACCGCCGACGGCAAGACGATCTGGACGCAATCGGGCTCGCTCGAGGCGCAGGGGGTGTTCGGCGTCGCCGCGCCTGCTTCGGCGCAAGGCACCGTGGTCGCGGGCTTCTCGTCGGGCGAGCTCAACGCCTATCGCTACGAGAATGGCCGCTCGGTCTGGGCCGACAGCCTGTCGCGCACCAGCATGACGACCTCGGTGTCGAGCCTAGCCGATATCGACGCCTTCCCGGTGATCGACAATGGCCGGGTCTATGCGGTCGGGCAGGGCGGGCGAATGGTCGCGCTCGAGATCCTCAGCGGCCAGCGGCTTTGGGAACAGAATATCGCGGGCATCTCGACCCCCTGGGTCGTGGGCGAATGGATCTTTGTCGTGACCGACGAAGCGCGACTGATGGCGATCTCGCGCGGCAATGGCCGGATCCGCTGGATCTCGCAGCTGCCGCGCTGGCGCAACGAGAAGAAGAAGTCGGGTGCGATCCGCTGGGTCGGGCCGGTGCTGGCGGGCGATCGCCTGCTGGTGGCGAGCTCGCGCGGCGTGGTGGCTTCGGCATCGCCCGCCGACGGAACGCTGACCACGATCGCCGAGGGCAAGACCGGCTACACGCTGCCGCCGGTGGTGGCGGGGAACACGATGTACCTGCTCGACGACGCGGGCGAACTGAGCGCGTATCGGTAA
- a CDS encoding tetratricopeptide repeat protein — protein MALTPQNNDQFAREVDEELRREELRSFWQRWGIAVIAAIVLALAALAGWLWWQQHQVTQAGVQGEQFSKALESLGAQKTDAAKAPLAELATSDAAGYRAMAQFTQADILLQADDLKGAAAKFAAVAADGSLPQPYRDLALVRQTSAEFDTLKPAAVIDRLRGLATKDSPWFGSAGEMVGIAYMRLGRNAEAGKLFGEIAQAETVPETIRQRAVQLAGVLGVDAVDTDQEKKAA, from the coding sequence TTGGCGTTGACCCCCCAGAATAACGACCAGTTCGCGCGCGAAGTCGACGAGGAACTGCGCCGGGAAGAATTGCGCAGCTTCTGGCAGCGTTGGGGAATTGCGGTCATTGCCGCGATCGTGCTGGCGCTTGCGGCGCTGGCGGGCTGGCTGTGGTGGCAGCAGCATCAGGTGACGCAGGCGGGGGTGCAGGGCGAGCAATTCTCCAAGGCGCTCGAAAGCCTGGGCGCGCAAAAGACCGATGCCGCCAAGGCGCCACTGGCCGAGCTCGCGACTTCGGATGCCGCGGGCTATCGCGCGATGGCGCAGTTCACCCAGGCCGATATCCTGCTGCAGGCCGATGATCTGAAGGGCGCCGCCGCCAAGTTCGCCGCGGTCGCCGCCGATGGCTCGCTGCCGCAGCCCTATCGCGACCTGGCATTGGTGCGCCAGACCAGCGCCGAATTCGACACGCTGAAGCCGGCAGCGGTGATCGACCGGCTGCGCGGCCTCGCGACCAAGGACAGCCCGTGGTTCGGCAGCGCGGGCGAGATGGTCGGCATCGCTTACATGCGGCTCGGTCGCAACGCCGAGGCGGGGAAGCTGTTCGGCGAAATCGCGCAGGCCGAAACCGTCCCCGAAACCATCCGTCAACGCGCGGTTCAGCTCGCCGGCGTACTCGGGGTCGACGCGGTCGACACCGACCAGGAAAAGAAAGCGGCATGA
- the panB gene encoding 3-methyl-2-oxobutanoate hydroxymethyltransferase, which translates to MSTTFTLDTGTSRANPTPAPMRRLTVPAIAARKGGEPIVMLTAYTARTAQLLDPHCDMLLVGDSLGQVIYGLPSTLSVTLDMMCAHGAAVVRGSYHSVVVIDMPFGSYEASPQQAFASAARIMAETGAAAVKLEGGAAMAPTIAFLSQRGVPVMAHIGLTPQAVNVLGGYGARGRSDAEHEKILGDARAVADAGAFAMVVEGVVEPLAVAITEGVSCPVIGIGASAKCDGQVLVTEDMLGMFERTPRFVKKFDDMAGRISAAVADYASAVRGRSFPGPDQLYQPKP; encoded by the coding sequence ATGTCCACGACCTTCACCCTCGACACCGGCACCAGCCGCGCCAACCCCACGCCGGCACCGATGCGCCGGCTGACCGTGCCCGCAATCGCGGCGCGCAAGGGGGGCGAGCCGATCGTGATGCTCACCGCCTATACCGCGCGGACGGCGCAGCTGCTCGATCCGCATTGCGACATGCTGCTGGTCGGCGACAGCCTGGGGCAGGTGATCTATGGCCTGCCGTCGACGCTGTCGGTGACGCTCGACATGATGTGCGCGCATGGCGCGGCGGTGGTGCGCGGCAGCTATCATTCGGTGGTGGTGATCGACATGCCCTTCGGCAGCTATGAGGCGAGCCCGCAGCAGGCCTTCGCCTCGGCGGCGCGGATCATGGCCGAGACCGGCGCGGCGGCGGTGAAGCTCGAAGGCGGGGCGGCGATGGCGCCGACGATCGCGTTCCTGTCGCAGCGCGGCGTGCCCGTGATGGCGCATATCGGGCTGACCCCGCAGGCGGTGAACGTGCTCGGCGGCTATGGCGCGCGCGGGCGCTCGGATGCCGAGCACGAAAAGATCCTGGGCGATGCGCGCGCGGTCGCCGATGCCGGCGCGTTTGCGATGGTGGTCGAGGGCGTGGTCGAGCCGCTGGCGGTGGCGATCACTGAAGGCGTGTCGTGCCCGGTGATCGGCATCGGCGCGTCGGCCAAGTGCGACGGGCAGGTGCTGGTGACCGAGGATATGCTGGGCATGTTCGAGCGCACCCCGCGCTTCGTGAAGAAGTTCGACGACATGGCTGGCCGCATTTCCGCCGCGGTTGCCGATTATGCCTCCGCCGTGCGCGGGCGCAGCTTTCCGGGGCCGGATCAGCTATACCAACCCAAGCCCTGA
- a CDS encoding ArsC family reductase, with protein sequence MTTTLYGIPNCDTVKKARAWLAEHGVAYHFHDYKKQGVDAARLAKWSEQVGWERLVNRAGTTFRKLPEADKAIADADAAIALMAAHPSLIKRPVVEYPGGLLVGYSAEGFAAALG encoded by the coding sequence ATGACGACAACGCTATACGGCATCCCCAATTGCGACACCGTCAAAAAGGCCCGGGCGTGGCTGGCCGAGCATGGCGTCGCCTATCACTTCCACGATTATAAGAAGCAAGGCGTCGATGCCGCGCGGCTCGCCAAGTGGAGCGAGCAGGTCGGCTGGGAGCGGCTGGTCAATCGCGCGGGTACCACCTTTCGCAAGCTGCCCGAGGCCGACAAGGCGATTGCCGATGCCGATGCGGCGATCGCGCTGATGGCCGCCCACCCGTCGCTCATCAAGCGGCCGGTGGTCGAATATCCCGGCGGGTTGCTCGTCGGCTATTCGGCCGAAGGCTTCGCCGCGGCGCTGGGCTGA
- a CDS encoding type II toxin-antitoxin system RelE/ParE family toxin, producing the protein MKVRWTPEAEQDRAAIWDYLEARDPDAALRIDRLFSEAVAGLAEYPMLGREGEVPGTRELTPHRSYRLIYEVAGDTVWILVLIHTARHWPPLRISQK; encoded by the coding sequence GTGAAGGTCCGCTGGACGCCGGAAGCCGAGCAGGACCGCGCGGCGATCTGGGACTATCTCGAAGCCCGCGATCCCGATGCTGCGCTTCGAATCGACCGGCTGTTTAGCGAAGCCGTGGCGGGATTGGCCGAGTATCCGATGCTCGGGCGCGAAGGCGAGGTGCCCGGCACGCGCGAGCTTACGCCGCACCGAAGCTACCGCCTCATCTATGAGGTCGCCGGCGATACGGTCTGGATTCTCGTGCTGATCCACACTGCCCGACACTGGCCCCCGCTCCGCATTTCCCAAAAGTGA
- a CDS encoding antitoxin of toxin-antitoxin stability system, translating into MPKAAVFTMKLEADLRAAFMAAAEASHRPASQVVREMMREFVQRQQEQRDHSAFLQGKVEAARASAEAGRGRSNEVVETAFAARRARITDRA; encoded by the coding sequence ATGCCTAAAGCCGCCGTGTTTACGATGAAGCTGGAAGCCGATCTGCGGGCCGCGTTCATGGCTGCGGCCGAAGCGAGCCATCGCCCGGCATCGCAGGTGGTGCGCGAGATGATGCGGGAGTTCGTCCAGCGCCAGCAGGAGCAGCGCGACCATAGCGCTTTCCTGCAAGGCAAGGTCGAGGCCGCGCGCGCGTCCGCCGAAGCAGGACGGGGCCGGTCCAACGAGGTGGTGGAGACTGCGTTTGCTGCACGCCGTGCCCGGATCACTGATCGGGCGTGA